From the Sphingomonas suaedae genome, one window contains:
- a CDS encoding YgfZ/GcvT domain-containing protein, which produces MSDATLPNPTLLADRALIRVSGEDVRGFLQGLVTQDMNNVRPGAPLWAGLLSPQGKALFDFILWDAEGAFLLDCEAEQRDALIRRLSIYRLRRPIAIEPVEGGVHWSPTPGRGDPDPRLAELGWRWLGEAMGDAAIGWLEHRLRLGVTEGVGELGQDKTLWLECNAAELNGVSFAKGCYVGQENTARMNWRAKINRRLVVAPLGDPGDRTRATYPELGLMVEHRRVEAMGDALIPDWLATATASNT; this is translated from the coding sequence TGTATCCGGCGAAGATGTGCGCGGCTTCCTGCAGGGGCTGGTAACGCAGGACATGAACAATGTCCGCCCCGGCGCGCCGCTCTGGGCCGGCCTGCTCTCGCCACAGGGCAAGGCGCTGTTCGATTTCATTCTCTGGGATGCGGAGGGCGCATTCCTGCTCGATTGCGAAGCGGAACAGCGCGACGCGCTCATCCGCCGTCTGTCGATCTACCGCCTGCGCCGGCCGATTGCGATCGAGCCTGTCGAGGGCGGCGTGCACTGGTCGCCAACACCCGGGCGCGGCGATCCCGATCCGCGCCTTGCCGAGCTTGGCTGGCGCTGGCTCGGGGAGGCCATGGGCGATGCCGCGATAGGCTGGCTGGAGCACCGCCTGCGTCTTGGCGTGACCGAGGGCGTTGGTGAACTCGGCCAGGACAAGACCCTCTGGCTCGAATGCAACGCCGCCGAACTGAACGGGGTGAGCTTCGCCAAAGGCTGCTATGTTGGTCAGGAAAACACCGCGCGGATGAACTGGCGCGCCAAGATCAACCGTCGTCTGGTGGTCGCCCCGCTCGGCGACCCAGGCGACCGCACCCGCGCGACCTATCCGGAGCTCGGCCTGATGGTCGAACATCGCCGCGTCGAAGCGATGGGGGATGCGCTCATTCCCGACTGGCTCGCCACAGCTACCGCATCAAATACCTGA
- a CDS encoding phytanoyl-CoA dioxygenase family protein produces the protein MWFASHGAERIDAVALPLCGEIERAIATLPRDQPGLRIHGTPGLSALLEPGGAIAATVAGFAGGLSRPVRALLFDKSAPTNWSLAWHQDRTICVRERRDVAGFGPWTVKSGLLHVAPPIAVLERMVTIRIHLDDVPADNAPLLIAPGSHRVGLVREDTIDAVVKDCGVHVCTAWTGDIWLYATPILHASQAAAVPRRRRVLQVDYAAFDLPGGLIWSGI, from the coding sequence ATGTGGTTCGCTTCGCATGGCGCCGAGCGCATTGACGCCGTCGCCCTGCCGCTGTGCGGGGAGATCGAGCGGGCGATTGCGACGCTTCCCCGCGACCAGCCCGGATTGCGGATTCACGGCACGCCAGGGCTCTCGGCGTTGCTCGAGCCGGGCGGCGCGATCGCAGCGACGGTGGCAGGTTTCGCGGGTGGCCTCTCTCGCCCCGTTCGCGCACTTCTTTTCGACAAGAGTGCGCCGACCAACTGGTCGCTTGCATGGCATCAGGACCGAACGATCTGCGTCCGGGAAAGGCGAGACGTTGCGGGCTTTGGCCCGTGGACGGTCAAGTCGGGCCTGCTTCACGTCGCGCCGCCCATCGCAGTGCTGGAGCGCATGGTAACGATCCGTATCCATCTCGACGACGTGCCTGCCGACAATGCGCCGCTGCTGATTGCGCCCGGTTCGCATCGCGTCGGCCTGGTCCGCGAAGACACGATCGACGCGGTCGTCAAGGACTGCGGCGTTCACGTCTGCACTGCGTGGACGGGGGACATCTGGCTTTATGCGACGCCTATCCTGCACGCGTCGCAAGCGGCGGCGGTGCCGCGGCGGCGGCGCGTGCTCCAGGTGGACTATGCGGCGTTCGATCTGCCCGGCGGGCTGATATGGTCAGGTATTTGA